The Malus domestica chromosome 10, GDT2T_hap1 genome contains a region encoding:
- the LOC103445311 gene encoding tetraketide alpha-pyrone reductase 1-like gives MDEKLESKGKVCVTGASGYLASCLIKRLLLSGYHVIGTVRDLGNQKKLAHLWKLEGAKERLRLVEADLMKECSFDDAILGCHGVFHSASPVLKKPSSDPKREVLEPAIEGTLNVLRSCKKNPSLRRVVLTSSSTALRNRPDEDLASCVKLDESSWSSVEHCQRLQLWYPLSKVLAEKAAGDFCKENGIDLVTVLPAWVIGPSLSPDLCLTASRVLSLLKGDTVWYGRMGYVHIDDVALCHILVYEHESAHGRYLCSSTVLDNDELASLLSMRYPSLPIAKRLKQVSRPYYEFDTSKLQSLGFKFKSIQEMFDDCIDSLVEQGHLSAL, from the exons ATGGATGAAAAACTTGAATCCAAAGGCAAAGTTTGTGTTACGGGGGCTTCTGGCTATCTGGCATCTTGCCTTATAAAGCGGCTTCTCTTATCGGGCTATCATGTAATTGGAACCGTCAGAGATCTAG GAAACCAGAAAAAGTTGGCACATTTATGGAAGCTGGAAGGAGCTAAAGAAAGACTCAGATTGGTGGAGGCTGATTTAATGAAAGAATGCAGCTTTGATGATGCAATCTTGGGATGCCATGGTGTCTTCCATTCTGCTTCCCCTGTATTGAAGAAACCTTCATCTGATCCAAAG AGAGAAGTCTTGGAGCCAGCAATTGAGGGTACCTTGAACGTGTTGCGTTCGTGTAAGAAAAATCCATCTCTGAGGCGAGTGGTTCTCACTTCATCTTCTACAGCTCTAAGGAATAGACCCGATGAAGATTTAGCATCCTGTGTAAAACTGGATGAATCATCTTGGAGCTCTGTGGAACACTGCCAGAGACTTCAG CTCTGGTACCCTTTATCTAAAGTTCTAGCCGAGAAGGCAGCGGGGgatttttgcaaagaaaatgGGATCGATTTAGTAACTGTTCTGCCTGCGTGGGTGATTGGACCTAGTTTGTCACCTGATCTATGCTTGACTGCATCACGGGTACTCAGCCTGCTTAAAG GGGATACCGTATGGTATGGAAGAATGGGATATGTTCACATTGATGATGTTGCACTCTGTCACATCTTAGTTTATGAGCATGAAAGTGCTCATGGTCGATATCTTTGTAGCTCAACAGTTTTGGACAACGATGAGTTGGCTTCCTTATTATCCATGCGATATCCTTCCTTACCTATTGCCAAAAG GTTGAAGCAAGTAAGCAGACCATATTATGAGTTCGACACGTCAAAGTTGCAGAGTCTAGGATTCAAGTTCAAGAGTATCCAGGAGATGTTTGATGATTGCATTGACTCTTTGGTGGAGCAAGGCCATCTTTCTGCACTCTAG